One stretch of Pseudovibrio brasiliensis DNA includes these proteins:
- a CDS encoding type I polyketide synthase yields the protein MLEIVGLSVRVPGASNKEALWHLLKSEQNSITEIPTDRWSHFRYLHPRVSEPGKAYTFKAGILDNLWDFDPTAFGISPREAEQMDPQQRILLQLAWEAIEDAGISPETLAGDHVGVYVGASALDYANESLFDPNVATGHFMTGNTLSIISNRLSYIFDFKGPSFTVDTACSSSLVALHEAYRALSSGRIDCAIVAGVNVLASPFPFVGFAQATMLSPDGQCKAFDTNGNGYVRSEGGVALVIKRKDAPRWKGQRSHADIVAVDVNSDGRTVGMSLPSDVEQANLLDRVYKTHGIDPNQLAFVEAHGTGTRVGDPAEAGSIGRTLAQKRRTPLPIGSVKTNVGHLEPASGLVGLAKSILALQNDYFPASLHFKDPNPDIDFDALNIKVAGEGVELPRTGAPRFAGVNSFGFGGTNAHVIISDPDTPTENVTQLNTQQNQSTLLLSAPTKEALVELAQKYAHENLLTEKDSQKICAATFHRKRAFQEKAVFTGADLTLLKTALSDFTNDKKNTNVIYSNKAASTGKCAFAFSGNGAQWAGMGRDAYAANGSFKQVFNNVDAIFTGLSGWSLKTELFSETLEDDLKKTSIAQPLLFAVQVALCKALEDYALKPDMVLGHSIGEVAAAHIAGALTLETAVNLVFHRSAEQEVVAGHGTMAALVLPADEARRLVAQSGFDSIEVAAENSLKSVSLSGTKEDMDGFAKFARANHVAFRKVALNYPFHSQLIEPVERPFRNAVGTVESTASHIPFISTVTGAVADGEDLNADYWWRNLRKPVLFSKAVATALDLGADTIIEIGPKPILQSYLRQVAADKGGKGSVLSSLSNEQLNGADPVINLVARAFVAGIKVDTDKLFGQNPEEPVNLPPLPWQNKSFRFENSHEANMGIFRGGEHPLLGWRPNNNYNLWTTHLDRFTVPFLEDHVINGQMIFPGAGYVEMALAAGISLFGSEAVELRSMDILQALVLSDEYLTEVQTEISEETGTIKISSRMRLSGDDWTLHAVGRVGKLETTAPDIQLDFEAASLINSGEEIYKAALTYGLEFGLRFQRTQNVSQVDQGTFIVHLSALDEVDQVSAFGIHPAELDGCFHGLLSLFRETTTQNSRPKAYVPIFFDKVRQYKSGSSPAYVRIQVKRASDLSILADFQIFDEDDNVIIAIKGGRFRATELGRKDNPSDLIYRVESALQRSPSAQANKLAHVFPAIEDYVAEKFRTVEDEAEREAYLLLNAAAQRTAFDIISKFADDDQTVTIESLPVNHRRYFINLLSILEEAGAATDCGAGRFDLNSDFELPEFDLLVESVLEESPKDIAAATILATTRKHVLEGLQRGTVDEENLEHSSAMLEQYWYSSPEAQTRSKSVSQWLKTALTDWDLNTPLHVLDLSGSGLNLAKDVQQLLPNRITRISIADSNHKSAARLTASVLDEPNITVFDTSNLDSGHTWEAALEQGPFDIIVSSGLLHTACQSEPQLFDKLGQSLSEGGQFLAIEPLTDVFHDVAFGLSQDWFAGSLSDEFPVGPLKSSNDWLDLFGNTSFETPISIEALKDGASVVLLNATSKANKTDQQTSAALDLTDSDALLVLTGNAKQEQEIAKAIKADERLASCNITILDADSDQFDLNEASGWKTALAGSSFLDADQKTIIHLYGLAETGDNPVDQVMKRCATCVGLVKAYPGLAGQLAFVAPGGSGHNSKQEVPVQSAAWTFARVLGNEAPELTPLTLDVALDKSIEDITSDVLEAVFSQNQENELLLPHENQVVSRVKSGFGQSSWVPAENVELNFSEAGSLNHLDWRGQERIEPTQDHVEIKVAATGLNFRDVMWTLGMLPEEALEDGYGGPNLGLEISGTVTRVGENVSDVSVGDKVVAFTSGGYSSYVTCPKFAVAKLDQSQDLVSAATYPVAFLTAYYSLIHLGELKEDQWVLIHGGAGGVGLAALQIAKHVGAKIIATAGSEEKREILRLLGADQILDSRSLDFPDKVMEITDGKGVHAVLNSLAGEAMEASINIVRPFGRFLELGKRDYYANTKIGLRPFRRNVSYFGIDLDQILLHDSDLARKLIEDVFELIKDGTFTPLPYRVFEGRNVQDAFRLMQRSGHIGKILITPPEPEEVRVPQERKPLEFSSDGHHVVIGGLGGFGLEICRWMADNGARRITLTSRSANVSEAHEKLFETLANKGVNVSAVSCDVTDRAAINTLLTELRQSAPIKSVTHAAMVLDDGIIQQLDEKRFRKVLEPKVQGASLLDELTRDDELEQFILFSSATTLIGNPGQSHYVAANGYLEGLARARRKAGRPATAVGWGAIGDVGFLARNADVSDKLSRHLGEATIKAREGLDILKLAMEQDDGSAPSAVVHIGRFAWAAAHQSLSLLSKPLFQEIVGRTDVDGDSDGATDILSLIEGKSDAEAKEVVAHILAGEIGRILRLPAEDISHQRPLAEFGMDSLMGLELRMGIQKRFNLEIPLVSISGGTCLDDFAAQILQKLRKREGGDASAEEGSHNTLASQHLSDDLDDAQKSSVREILDSHQGKNARILN from the coding sequence GTGTTGGAAATTGTAGGCCTATCAGTTCGTGTACCTGGAGCTTCAAACAAAGAAGCATTATGGCATTTGCTGAAGTCAGAGCAAAACAGCATCACTGAAATTCCTACAGATCGCTGGTCTCATTTCCGCTACTTACATCCTCGGGTGTCAGAGCCAGGAAAGGCATATACTTTCAAGGCTGGCATTCTAGACAATCTCTGGGATTTTGATCCAACCGCATTTGGCATTTCACCTCGTGAAGCGGAGCAAATGGATCCTCAGCAACGGATCCTACTCCAGCTTGCTTGGGAAGCGATTGAAGACGCAGGCATTTCGCCTGAGACTCTTGCAGGCGATCATGTTGGTGTTTATGTAGGTGCGTCTGCTCTCGATTATGCTAATGAAAGCCTATTCGATCCGAATGTAGCAACTGGTCACTTTATGACCGGCAACACTCTATCTATTATCTCCAATCGTCTTTCTTACATCTTCGACTTTAAAGGCCCAAGCTTTACGGTCGACACTGCATGCTCTTCTTCTCTGGTTGCGCTTCACGAAGCCTATCGAGCGCTGAGTTCCGGTCGTATTGATTGTGCGATTGTGGCAGGTGTTAACGTGCTTGCGAGTCCGTTTCCATTTGTCGGCTTTGCGCAGGCAACCATGTTGTCTCCAGATGGTCAGTGTAAAGCCTTCGATACCAATGGTAACGGCTATGTGCGTTCTGAAGGTGGTGTTGCACTCGTCATCAAACGGAAGGACGCTCCGCGTTGGAAAGGCCAGCGATCACACGCAGATATCGTTGCTGTTGACGTCAACTCTGATGGTCGAACAGTTGGCATGTCCCTTCCATCGGATGTGGAACAGGCCAATCTACTTGATCGCGTATATAAGACGCACGGAATTGATCCAAACCAGCTCGCATTTGTTGAAGCCCACGGTACAGGTACTCGTGTGGGGGATCCCGCTGAAGCCGGTTCCATTGGTCGAACTCTCGCACAAAAACGGCGCACGCCGCTGCCTATTGGCTCTGTAAAAACCAATGTTGGTCACTTGGAGCCGGCATCAGGGTTGGTTGGACTAGCAAAATCAATCCTAGCTCTGCAGAATGATTACTTCCCGGCCAGTCTGCACTTTAAAGATCCAAACCCGGATATCGATTTTGATGCCTTAAACATTAAAGTCGCCGGTGAAGGTGTTGAGCTTCCGCGCACTGGTGCTCCACGTTTTGCTGGCGTGAACTCATTTGGTTTTGGGGGTACAAACGCCCACGTCATCATCAGCGATCCAGATACGCCAACTGAAAATGTAACTCAGCTCAATACTCAGCAAAATCAGAGTACTTTGCTTCTTAGCGCGCCAACCAAAGAAGCCCTTGTTGAACTTGCTCAAAAGTATGCGCATGAAAATCTTTTGACTGAAAAGGATAGTCAGAAGATTTGTGCAGCAACATTCCATCGGAAGCGCGCTTTCCAAGAAAAAGCTGTGTTTACAGGTGCTGATCTCACACTATTGAAGACGGCGCTTTCCGACTTTACGAATGATAAGAAAAACACGAATGTCATCTACTCCAACAAAGCTGCAAGCACCGGGAAATGCGCGTTTGCATTTTCAGGAAATGGTGCTCAGTGGGCAGGCATGGGCCGTGATGCCTACGCTGCAAACGGATCGTTTAAGCAGGTCTTCAATAATGTAGATGCAATCTTCACTGGCTTGTCCGGCTGGTCACTGAAAACTGAACTCTTCAGTGAAACGCTTGAAGACGATCTCAAAAAGACCAGCATCGCGCAACCGCTTCTGTTTGCTGTTCAGGTCGCCCTGTGCAAGGCTCTGGAAGACTATGCACTCAAACCAGACATGGTGTTGGGTCACAGCATCGGCGAAGTCGCTGCCGCTCACATTGCAGGCGCACTCACCTTAGAAACCGCCGTCAACCTTGTTTTCCATAGATCTGCAGAACAAGAAGTGGTTGCTGGTCACGGCACCATGGCAGCACTTGTACTTCCTGCCGACGAAGCACGCCGCCTTGTTGCCCAAAGCGGCTTTGACTCCATCGAAGTTGCAGCTGAAAACAGTCTAAAGTCAGTCAGCTTGTCTGGCACTAAAGAAGACATGGACGGCTTTGCAAAGTTTGCCCGGGCCAACCATGTTGCCTTCAGAAAAGTTGCGTTGAACTACCCGTTCCACAGTCAACTTATTGAACCTGTTGAACGACCATTCCGCAATGCAGTGGGGACGGTTGAATCTACTGCAAGCCATATCCCTTTCATCTCCACCGTGACAGGCGCTGTCGCTGACGGTGAGGATTTGAACGCAGATTACTGGTGGCGGAACCTTCGCAAACCAGTGCTGTTTTCAAAAGCTGTTGCCACTGCTTTGGATCTTGGTGCTGACACGATCATCGAGATTGGACCAAAGCCAATTCTGCAGAGTTATCTCCGCCAGGTTGCAGCTGACAAAGGCGGAAAAGGTTCCGTCCTTTCCAGTTTGTCCAATGAGCAGCTGAATGGTGCAGATCCGGTCATTAATCTGGTGGCCCGCGCTTTTGTTGCAGGCATTAAAGTCGATACAGATAAGCTTTTTGGCCAGAACCCAGAGGAGCCAGTCAATCTGCCACCTCTGCCTTGGCAAAACAAAAGCTTCCGCTTTGAAAACAGTCATGAAGCCAACATGGGCATCTTCCGGGGGGGAGAACATCCTCTGCTTGGATGGCGCCCAAACAACAATTACAATCTCTGGACGACCCATCTGGACCGCTTCACCGTTCCATTCCTGGAAGATCACGTCATCAACGGCCAGATGATCTTCCCAGGTGCCGGTTATGTTGAGATGGCTCTTGCAGCTGGCATCTCTTTGTTTGGCTCTGAAGCTGTTGAACTTCGCTCCATGGATATTTTGCAAGCGTTGGTCTTGAGCGACGAATATCTGACGGAAGTTCAAACTGAAATCTCTGAGGAAACAGGCACAATTAAAATCTCTAGTCGCATGCGCCTGAGTGGCGATGACTGGACGCTGCATGCCGTTGGCCGCGTTGGGAAGCTGGAGACAACAGCACCTGACATTCAGCTGGACTTTGAAGCTGCGAGCCTCATCAACAGTGGCGAGGAAATTTATAAAGCTGCTCTGACCTATGGATTAGAATTTGGGCTACGCTTCCAGCGCACTCAAAACGTCTCCCAAGTAGATCAAGGTACATTTATCGTCCATCTGTCTGCTCTTGACGAAGTTGATCAAGTCTCCGCCTTCGGTATTCACCCCGCTGAGCTAGATGGGTGTTTCCACGGGTTGCTGTCTTTGTTCAGAGAAACAACGACACAAAACAGCCGTCCTAAGGCTTACGTGCCGATCTTCTTTGATAAAGTTCGTCAGTACAAATCAGGTTCATCCCCTGCTTATGTGCGCATTCAGGTCAAACGTGCGTCTGATCTCTCAATTCTGGCGGACTTCCAGATCTTCGATGAAGATGACAACGTCATCATCGCAATCAAAGGCGGACGTTTCAGAGCAACTGAGCTCGGCAGAAAAGACAATCCTTCCGATCTGATTTATCGCGTAGAGTCTGCTCTTCAGCGCAGCCCATCAGCTCAGGCAAATAAACTGGCTCACGTCTTCCCTGCAATTGAAGATTACGTTGCCGAAAAATTCAGAACCGTTGAAGACGAAGCGGAGCGGGAAGCTTACTTGCTGCTCAACGCAGCGGCACAGCGGACGGCTTTCGATATCATCTCAAAATTTGCCGATGATGATCAGACCGTTACCATCGAAAGCCTGCCTGTCAATCACCGACGCTATTTCATCAATCTTCTAAGTATTCTGGAAGAAGCCGGTGCGGCGACAGACTGTGGTGCAGGTCGATTTGATTTGAACAGCGATTTTGAACTGCCGGAGTTCGATTTACTGGTTGAAAGTGTGCTTGAGGAAAGTCCGAAAGATATCGCTGCGGCAACAATCCTTGCGACCACCCGCAAACATGTTCTTGAGGGCCTTCAACGCGGTACTGTTGATGAGGAAAATCTCGAGCATTCCAGCGCGATGTTAGAACAGTATTGGTATTCTTCTCCAGAAGCACAAACACGCAGCAAGAGCGTGTCACAATGGTTGAAGACTGCGCTTACTGATTGGGATCTGAACACGCCACTACACGTTTTGGACCTGAGCGGCTCTGGCCTGAACCTGGCAAAGGATGTTCAGCAGCTTCTTCCAAATCGGATTACGCGTATTTCTATCGCGGACAGCAATCATAAAAGCGCTGCCCGTTTGACAGCCAGTGTCCTGGACGAGCCGAACATTACTGTTTTCGACACCAGCAATCTGGATAGTGGTCACACCTGGGAAGCAGCCCTGGAACAAGGGCCATTCGACATTATTGTCTCTTCTGGCCTGCTCCACACAGCGTGTCAGAGCGAGCCTCAACTCTTCGACAAGTTGGGGCAATCGCTCTCAGAAGGTGGCCAGTTCCTGGCGATTGAGCCTCTGACCGACGTCTTCCATGACGTTGCCTTCGGCTTGTCTCAAGACTGGTTTGCAGGTTCGTTGTCCGATGAGTTCCCAGTCGGTCCACTTAAGTCAAGCAATGACTGGCTGGATCTGTTTGGCAACACTTCATTTGAGACACCGATTTCAATAGAAGCGCTGAAAGATGGTGCTTCCGTTGTTTTGCTGAATGCAACGTCTAAAGCCAACAAAACTGATCAGCAGACAAGTGCAGCACTTGATCTGACAGATAGCGATGCTCTCCTCGTTCTTACCGGTAATGCGAAGCAAGAACAGGAGATTGCCAAAGCGATCAAAGCGGATGAACGCCTCGCTTCATGCAATATCACTATTCTCGATGCTGACAGCGATCAGTTTGATCTGAATGAGGCAAGCGGATGGAAGACTGCTCTGGCGGGATCATCCTTCCTAGATGCTGATCAGAAAACGATCATCCATCTTTATGGTTTGGCTGAAACTGGCGATAATCCTGTCGATCAGGTGATGAAGCGCTGCGCAACCTGCGTCGGTCTTGTCAAAGCCTATCCGGGGCTTGCTGGGCAGCTTGCATTTGTTGCTCCTGGCGGCAGTGGCCATAACTCAAAGCAGGAAGTGCCAGTACAAAGTGCTGCCTGGACGTTTGCACGTGTGCTTGGAAACGAAGCACCAGAGCTTACACCACTCACACTGGACGTTGCACTTGATAAGTCCATTGAGGACATTACCTCAGATGTTCTGGAGGCTGTGTTCTCACAAAATCAGGAGAACGAGCTTCTCCTGCCACATGAAAATCAGGTGGTTTCACGCGTCAAATCCGGATTTGGCCAATCTTCCTGGGTACCTGCAGAAAATGTTGAACTCAACTTCTCTGAAGCGGGATCTCTGAACCATCTGGATTGGCGCGGGCAGGAGCGTATTGAGCCTACACAGGATCATGTAGAGATCAAGGTTGCGGCAACGGGCCTTAACTTCCGTGATGTGATGTGGACCCTGGGAATGCTTCCTGAAGAAGCTCTCGAAGATGGATATGGCGGCCCAAATCTGGGTCTGGAGATCTCCGGTACGGTTACCCGTGTCGGAGAGAATGTGAGCGATGTCTCAGTTGGAGACAAAGTGGTTGCCTTCACTTCTGGTGGTTATTCATCTTATGTGACGTGTCCTAAGTTCGCAGTTGCAAAGCTTGATCAGAGCCAGGATCTTGTATCAGCTGCAACCTATCCGGTTGCCTTCCTGACAGCTTACTACTCTCTCATTCACCTTGGAGAACTCAAAGAAGATCAATGGGTTCTCATCCATGGTGGCGCTGGTGGCGTTGGCCTTGCTGCATTGCAGATTGCAAAGCACGTTGGTGCAAAAATTATCGCAACAGCCGGTTCTGAAGAGAAACGTGAGATTCTGCGCCTGCTTGGAGCAGACCAAATTCTCGATTCCCGTAGTCTCGATTTCCCTGACAAGGTCATGGAAATCACAGATGGGAAAGGTGTCCATGCTGTTCTGAACTCCCTCGCTGGCGAAGCGATGGAAGCGAGTATCAACATTGTTCGCCCATTTGGCCGCTTCCTTGAGCTGGGTAAGCGCGATTACTACGCAAATACCAAAATCGGCCTGCGCCCATTCCGTCGCAATGTGTCTTACTTCGGCATTGATCTGGACCAGATCCTTCTGCATGACAGTGATCTGGCCCGCAAGCTGATTGAAGATGTCTTTGAGCTGATCAAAGATGGCACCTTCACTCCACTGCCATATCGCGTGTTCGAAGGTCGCAACGTGCAGGATGCCTTCCGTCTGATGCAGCGCTCCGGCCACATCGGGAAGATCCTGATTACACCTCCTGAGCCAGAAGAGGTACGCGTCCCTCAGGAACGTAAACCGCTGGAGTTCTCCTCTGATGGGCATCATGTTGTCATTGGCGGACTGGGGGGCTTTGGCCTAGAGATCTGCCGTTGGATGGCGGACAACGGCGCACGTCGTATCACTCTGACAAGCCGCTCTGCAAACGTCAGTGAAGCGCATGAGAAGCTGTTTGAGACACTTGCCAACAAAGGTGTTAACGTCTCTGCAGTCAGCTGTGATGTGACCGACCGGGCTGCGATCAACACCCTGTTGACCGAACTGCGCCAGTCCGCGCCAATCAAGAGCGTTACCCATGCAGCGATGGTGCTTGATGACGGTATCATTCAGCAACTTGACGAAAAGCGCTTCCGCAAGGTTCTGGAGCCCAAAGTTCAGGGTGCAAGTCTGCTTGATGAGCTGACGCGCGACGACGAGCTTGAACAATTCATTCTGTTCTCTTCAGCAACAACACTGATTGGCAACCCAGGTCAGTCTCATTATGTGGCGGCCAATGGTTATCTGGAAGGCCTCGCAAGAGCGCGCCGTAAAGCGGGTAGGCCTGCTACAGCTGTTGGCTGGGGTGCGATCGGCGATGTGGGCTTCCTTGCCAGAAACGCCGATGTTTCCGACAAGCTTTCCCGTCACCTTGGTGAAGCAACCATCAAGGCACGTGAAGGTCTGGATATCCTCAAGCTGGCGATGGAACAGGATGATGGATCTGCCCCAAGTGCAGTTGTCCATATAGGCCGCTTCGCGTGGGCTGCAGCACATCAGTCTCTGTCCCTACTCAGTAAGCCTCTCTTCCAGGAGATCGTGGGCCGCACTGACGTTGATGGCGACAGTGATGGTGCAACAGACATTCTTTCATTGATTGAAGGCAAATCTGATGCAGAAGCTAAAGAGGTCGTCGCGCATATTCTAGCCGGCGAAATTGGCCGTATCCTACGCCTTCCTGCGGAAGACATCTCACATCAGCGGCCACTGGCCGAATTCGGTATGGATTCGTTGATGGGGCTGGAACTGCGAATGGGTATCCAGAAACGTTTCAATCTGGAGATTCCGCTGGTTTCTATCTCCGGCGGGACATGTTTGGATGACTTTGCAGCTCAGATTCTACAAAAGCTCCGCAAACGTGAAGGTGGTGATGCCTCTGCTGAGGAAGGCTCGCACAACACTCTGGCAAGCCAGCACCTTTCTGATGATCTCGATGACGCTCAAAAATCGAGCGTTCGCGAAATCCTCGATTCCCATCAAGGCAAGAACGCAAGAATTTTGAATTAA